gaaacaaatgaattatATATTGAGATTCTAActttaagaaacaaaagaaacacaATATTGTATAGTTgtcaaaatcaaattctaagTTAACAATTTCTCAATAATTAGATTTTGTAAAggtaaaattgaaatcaaataaataGAGTATCGTACAGACTTCAAGGGTTTAAGATTCAATTTTAAagtgttttacattttatagATTCTGAATTAGAGATAATAATGATGACACGataattcttaataaaatatagattcTGAATTATTCTAATACCAtatcaaaacataaatatatatatatatatatatatatataattaatatgtataGTTTACATTAAAAATCACGAGAAATAGAAAAGTTGTTCTGTTACAATGTCTAATTTGTTGAGATTTGCTTTAGTAAGATGACATGGTTAATGCAAGAATAGTTTATATTAGTGAAAAGTTTGAATGAGTAATATGATTGTTTTATTGTGTTAGTATGAAAATATATGATGTTGTTTATGTTGTAACCAGTgcttttacttttattgatatatatctTCCACTTTCAGCCTCATTATTATACATCtactctttattttattctcaccACTAATGTCagagtaatttatttaaatacactttatatattattctagTTAAGTTATTAGTTGAGATCAAACATCCAATATCATAACAATTtccatctttatcttttttcttattatatttagttatatGCCAAAATTAGTCTTCAAGTCAATCTTATCCACTATGTATGTATTTGAGCAGTTTGGATTTTAGtgctaatataatatataactaaaaacgttaaatgtgaattttaatcctatcatcatattattttattacacatcacttatcaattattataataatcttataatttaaCACAACTTAATGTTTCCACTGAGGTTTAATATAACTCGAcaaaaatctaatataatttgattaaaatattataaaactcgATTAAGATTTGAAACAGTTTAAATGATAATCTTTTCAATTCGAAATCAGTTTACCAATCcataattaacaaatttttatgtaaaaaaaagtaaaaataaactgATCAGAATTagattataaagtttaattcatttttaattgataaaataatctGACTCATTTTTAAATTAGGTCAACCCGTTTTACCATCACATTCATATGTGCATACACAATATGTcatgtatatattaattatgttttaaaccAATGTAAcgcattaaatataaaacactaTCTAatgtaaatttgaaatttggtcTTTAGACTCAACCCTCATgtgtaatttttcttattttaatataaccaTTTGACTTGTTTTATATTGACTTaagacttttaaaataaaaataaatagtttactaaatgttctaaaatatttaatacaaattttaaattcttgttttaaatCTTAACTGAGTAgtactttattaaaattaataattaatgacattaaacatttacaaaacaaatgaaaaagtcCATTAAAATCTGGTTTAACGACGAACCATGTTTAAAAGTCAAAattttgtatagattttaaagaataaagCATATTTTAATATCTTGAAATACAAAgccaaatttttaaatttaaaaagtagcAATATAAATTAACTAGTATTTCTACAcgtaagaaaaatataattttaaaagtaaaacataaataatcttGTAAGGATAAAATTGACGGAGATATACAGTTTTTTATAgctaagaaattaaataattattttttgttggaaaGATTGTGTAATTATACAtttaatcaaaaaataaaaagtaaaattgtctAACGAcacaaaaactaattataaaaccattatatcacttttatataatagtataaataatccctttaagaaaaaaaattacaatttgtttaaagttttcaaaacaattaaagtTTAACTAAAGACTTAAATGTAtacaagtaatttttttttattatggaaTAAACACAAATgaccttttatttaaaaattctaaaaaataattactaaattatttcatattcaaGCCCTTAAACTAAGAGTTAAAATATGTAACTTCTTTCATATTGTCTAAATTTCCCATTAGTGTTTTTTTCGTATGTACCTTCCAATAATTCTTTAAGCCAAAGATTAGAAATGTTGGCAGCATTTCAACCTCACTGAACTGACTGAATGATAAAGgtgaaaattaaagtataaattcTCATTAAATAAATCGTTCTCACAACAATTCTAATAATTActgtaggaaaaaaaaaaggaaaagcaaaatACTAAATTGATTAATGTAAGATAGATAAAAACATCGATGTTAGGGAAGGTTTGAGGAATACAAGGAAAAAATGGTAACATaccaaaatagaaataaaaaaactgctttttattatatagatGCGTGATGGTATTGATGTTCTGTAAGGAAAAGGCTATAAATGGAGAAGGGTGGGTAGACGCAATtggtatgtatgtatgtttctATGTATGCAGTGTCAGAGCGGAAAACGGTGAAAATGTATTATTGAACTGTTttgtgaaagagaaagaaagaaagaaacgaTAGAGCAAAAGATACATAAATAAGAAGATAATAGAAGAGAAGAGTAGTAGCAATAAGTGAGAAGTGAGTGAATGACACTCAACACCCAAGACAAGACCCTTTAACGCAAACAACTCAAATCAGTTCTCTCTGGGTAAGTTATTCTTTACTGCTGTCACCTGAATCTTccatttgtttttcatatttgtaAGAGATTTCACTGTTGCccttataaaatcaaacaattggGTTTTCTGAATTTTGCTTCTTTCAATTGTGGGTGCCTCCTCCGCCGCCCCATTATCACATTCTCAGTTGTATGCTAATTGTAGTCTATTCTTCAGATTTATTCTACAATATTCGCTCAATGACAAAATCCAGGCTCTGGGGTacataaatattgaattttgaatttccCTTGGAATTTTAGACTGcttcatgttttatttatttgtttattttttttataattcaaccAGATATTATGACACTGAATTGCAATTAACATACATATACGTGTTTCAGGTTACAGAAGAACTGCATCTGCGGCATTGAAGTTTCTGTATTCTTTTGGAGAGTATTTAGTCCACTCTCGTTCCATTGTTTTCTGCTGAGGCATCTGGtttaaaattgaagtttaaacatgttttatgcgaatggttgttgtttttgtgtgttgGAATGCTAGTTTTTTTCTTGACGATGATTCTCGGTGCAGAAGAAGGGTTTGTGTACTCAATTAAGTTAATCTTATTGAAGTAGAAAAATGGTCTAATAATCTGAAAGGTGAATTTGTGTCTTTGAGTCTGAAGACTGATCAGATGGGCAGAGAAAATGATTCGGCAAGGACAAAGGAAGAAGTTAGTGACGATGGTTCCTCGAGTGTTGAGAACGGGGATTTAGAATCTCATGCTCGAATTAGTCTGGACAAGGAAGGCTTGGAAACTTGTCGTGTGTGCCAATGTACTGAATCTGATAAAAGGGCAGATGCGGCGCTAGAATTTTTGGGCATCACCCCAGGTTCAGAATTGTATAAAAGCAAGGAGGAAGTAGGGTGTGATGGCAATGGAATTCCCAGAAATATGTCTCTTAACagaaacattgaaaaaaatacaGGGATGGTGGAATTTGTAAGCCCTGATGGGGAGGTTTTCATATGTAAAAGTGATTTGGAACTCGGTTTGTCTCATCAAGATAAACTAGTTGAACTTGGATGTTCTTGTAAAAACGATCTGGCTTTAGTACATTATGCTTGTGCACTCAAGTGGTTTGTCAACCATGGATCTACCATTTGTGAAATATGTGGACATATAGCAAATAATATCAGAGTTTCTGACTTCAATAAAGTTGTTGGTGCTTTAAAGGAGTATGAAGTATTGAGGGAAAGAACCGCTAGTGGTGATCCTGGTCCAGCACAAGCTCGTGCAAATGCTGGTGTGGACCCTGATGCAGTGGCTGCTATTCGGAGGCAACGGCTAATTGAGATTGCACTGTGGTTTTGTCCTCATAATAGCAGTACCAATAACAACGTTAGCAATGTGGACACAGTCTCACAGGTTGCTTCTGAGCAGCCTTTGAGTATTGTTACTGAAGATGCTGTCCCTGCACAAAATACTGCAACTAAATGGGCCGTGGAGGGTACAGGTATCCTGCTTGCTACGGGACTGCTTACCATCACCCTTGCGTGGCTTATAGCCCCTCGTGTTGGAAAGGTATGTAAAATTATCAATGGGAATAAGTACTTAGTTGCTAATATATTTGTGCAACAAGTTCTTAGTTGCCTTTTCTTTGCCTGAATGTACCTGTACATGGATCAAATACCTTGATTGTATACAGCTACTTTTGGTTTACTCTTAACTTGTGAATTTACAAAATTGTAGGGTTAAACTTTGAAGAGGTTGTGATAGTGATGCATACATTGAGGAAGGTTTAATGAGTTACTCGTACATGAAGCAAATATAATAGTTTGGCTCGCAAACAATTAATTACTCTGCATAATCTGTAGGGCCACCCTTTTCTCATGTGCTTCTTCATCTGCTAGACCAAATGCTATATACCACAGAAGCTGCTTTCATCCTTATTCGATACCAAtcttttttagtaaaaaatacaTTGTGGAAAATCAATAGCTGGATTATAACTGGGAAGAATGATGGGAATTATATGGGACAGAAAACTGCTAATGTTCTTTAGTTTGACCACTGAATTGAAATTTAGTCTGGTATTCTGTATAATGATCACCTATATGGGTTTTATGCCTCCATTTAAGACTGGCAAAGGAAAAGGTCATATGGTCAATGTGTAATATATAGGTTTGAAGCTGGCGATCCAGATGAATGATGAAAAGTTATGTGGTCTGCGTTCTGCTTCACAGTAGTTTAGTTTGGTCTGTTGTAAGGGGcagttttgaatatttttggGTTGTATTTAGGAGTTGGGAGGAGAAGGGAGCAGTTGAtacaaaggaaaataaaaggGGAAATGAGGGAAAAAGAATGAGGGTTAAGTAACCTTTCCTTCATGATAATCCTTCATTTTCCTCCCCGAATCAATAAACTCCCTCACAACGGTTAGGTTTACTCAATCTTACCCTCCATCTAAACACCCTTTAGAATTATGTTTGAGAATCTCATTTATGAGTGCAAATAATGTTGTCAGGTAAAATGCAATTTTGGGTGATAGAAAGAGgttgttaattattaaaattgaatggtCATTTATCAATGTGGTGTATACTGTGAAGTGTGTTCATTTTTATGGTTGTTACTATAAGACTTGATGTGTGCACATCTAAGAAAAAAGTATGTCATTTGTCTTTGCGTAGCAAGGTGGATATATTCCTTTTGCACAACTGTTTTTAGCATTGCACAGCACTAAGAGTATGCAGGcttgaacatttttttatggttaAGTATAGAGTATGTCACTTGTAGTTTCTTAACTATAAAGACCAGCAAATATATTGAGACTAAAATCTTA
This genomic stretch from Vigna radiata var. radiata cultivar VC1973A chromosome 7, Vradiata_ver6, whole genome shotgun sequence harbors:
- the LOC106769272 gene encoding uncharacterized protein LOC106769272 isoform X2; amino-acid sequence: MGRENDSARTKEEVSDDGSSSVENGDLESHARISLDKEGLETCRVCQCTESDKRADAALEFLGITPGSELYKSKEEVGCDGNGIPRNMSLNRNIEKNTGMVEFVSPDGEVFICKSDLELGLSHQDKLVELGCSCKNDLALVHYACALKWFVNHGSTICEICGHIANNIRVSDFNKVVGALKEYEVLRERTASGDPGPAQARANAGVDPDAVAAIRRQRLIEIALWFCPHNSSTNNNVSNVDTVSQVASEQPLSIVTEDAVPAQNTATKWAVEGTGILLATGLLTITLAWLIAPRVGKG
- the LOC106769272 gene encoding uncharacterized protein LOC106769272 isoform X1; protein product: MGRENDSARTKEEVSDDGSSSVENGDLESHARISLDKEGLETCRVCQCTESDKRADAALEFLGITPGSELYKSKEEVGCDGNGIPRNMSLNRNIEKNTGMVEFVSPDGEVFICKSDLELGLSHQDKLVELGCSCKNDLALVHYACALKWFVNHGSTICEICGHIANNIRVSDFNKVVGALKEYEVLRERTASGDPGPAQARANAGVDPDAVAAIRRQRLIEIALWFCPHNSSTNNNVSNVDTVSQVASEQPLSIVTEDAVPAQNTATKWAVEGTGILLATGLLTITLAWLIAPRVGKKTAKSGLHILLGGVCALAVVVFFRFFVLTRIKYGPARYWAILFVFWFLVFGIWASRAHAAHTT